A region of Streptomyces sp. WMMC500 DNA encodes the following proteins:
- a CDS encoding DUF397 domain-containing protein, translating to MSTMPGFSGAEWVKSSYSGNGGANCVEWAPAHAISGIIPVRDSKDPHGPALTFEPAAWSSFVAAVQRDEFGTV from the coding sequence ATGAGCACCATGCCTGGCTTCTCGGGTGCGGAGTGGGTCAAGTCGAGCTACAGCGGAAACGGCGGCGCCAACTGCGTCGAGTGGGCTCCCGCCCACGCCATCTCAGGCATCATCCCCGTCCGCGACAGCAAGGACCCCCACGGCCCCGCGCTCACCTTCGAGCCCGCCGCCTGGTCGTCCTTCGTCGCCGCCGTCCAGCGCGACGAGTTCGGCACCGTCTGA
- the sigJ gene encoding RNA polymerase sigma factor SigJ → MEPTRTLTEADWAAHRPAVFGAAYRILGSVTEAEDVVQDVWLRAAGADLSDVRDLRAWLLTVAARTAYNVLKSARVRRETYVGPWLPEPLPTGPDAEAPVLVDESVGTAMLLLMERLTPAERVAFVLHDVFEFPFADIAGVLGSTPAAARKHASRARARVRAEGREPTASRAETERVLKAFKAAAEAGDMAALIELLHPDAVYVSDGGGKALAARREVRGAETIALLTVRSILKKRPGPAELVEANGRPALATYRDGVLLWLDTVEVADDGRLLEIRRLANPDKLAPFAGPAHP, encoded by the coding sequence GTGGAGCCCACCCGTACGCTCACCGAGGCGGACTGGGCCGCGCACCGGCCCGCCGTCTTCGGTGCCGCGTACCGCATCCTCGGCAGCGTCACCGAGGCCGAGGACGTCGTGCAGGACGTGTGGCTGCGGGCCGCGGGCGCCGACCTGTCCGACGTACGGGACCTGCGCGCCTGGCTGCTGACGGTGGCCGCCAGGACCGCGTACAACGTGCTGAAGTCCGCCCGCGTGCGGCGTGAGACGTACGTGGGTCCCTGGCTGCCCGAGCCGCTGCCGACCGGGCCCGACGCCGAGGCGCCGGTGCTCGTGGACGAGTCGGTCGGCACCGCGATGCTGCTGCTGATGGAGCGGCTGACGCCCGCCGAGCGGGTCGCGTTCGTGCTGCACGACGTCTTCGAGTTCCCCTTCGCCGACATCGCCGGCGTGCTCGGCAGCACCCCGGCCGCCGCCCGCAAGCACGCCTCCCGGGCCCGCGCCCGGGTACGGGCGGAGGGGCGGGAGCCGACGGCCTCGCGGGCGGAGACCGAGCGTGTGCTCAAGGCGTTCAAGGCCGCGGCCGAGGCCGGTGACATGGCCGCGCTGATCGAGTTGCTGCACCCGGACGCCGTGTACGTCAGCGACGGCGGCGGCAAGGCGCTCGCCGCCCGCCGGGAGGTGCGGGGCGCGGAGACGATCGCGCTGCTCACCGTCCGGTCGATTCTGAAGAAGCGCCCCGGCCCCGCGGAGCTCGTCGAGGCCAACGGCCGGCCCGCGCTCGCGACGTACCGCGACGGGGTGCTGCTCTGGCTGGACACGGTGGAGGTCGCCGACGACGGCCGCCTCCTCGAAATCCGGCGGCTCGCCAACCCCGACAAGCTCGCCCCCTTCGCCGGCCCCGCTCACCCCTGA
- a CDS encoding ABC transporter permease produces MTAASYAVRDSATMLRRNLRHMARYPSMTIMLVGQPLLFLLLFTYVFGGTMGANLPGDLHGGYLTYITPGILTMTVASVSIGTAVLVANDMTDGIVDRFRTMPIAPSSVLAGHVLAAMIQTALALLAVGAAAFALGLRPGGASAADWAALTGLLVLLSYALTWFTVALGLASPDPETASNLPMVFVLLPFVGSGFVPVESMPAGLRWFAAHQPFTPVMDLIRGLLGGAPDGADAAWAVGWCAVIGTAGFLWSRRLYRTRGAT; encoded by the coding sequence ATGACCGCCGCGTCGTACGCCGTGCGCGACTCCGCGACCATGTTGCGCCGCAACCTGCGGCACATGGCCCGCTACCCCTCGATGACGATCATGCTCGTCGGCCAGCCGCTGCTGTTCCTGCTGCTGTTCACGTACGTCTTCGGCGGCACGATGGGCGCGAACCTCCCCGGCGACCTCCACGGCGGCTACCTCACGTACATCACCCCCGGGATCCTTACGATGACCGTCGCGAGCGTGTCCATCGGCACCGCCGTGCTCGTCGCCAACGACATGACCGACGGCATCGTCGACCGGTTCCGCACCATGCCCATCGCCCCGTCCTCCGTCCTCGCCGGCCACGTGCTCGCCGCGATGATCCAGACCGCGCTGGCGCTGCTCGCGGTGGGCGCGGCGGCGTTCGCGCTCGGGCTGCGGCCGGGCGGCGCGTCGGCGGCGGACTGGGCCGCGCTGACCGGGCTGCTGGTGCTGCTGTCGTACGCGCTGACCTGGTTCACGGTGGCACTCGGCCTGGCGAGCCCCGACCCGGAGACGGCGAGCAACCTGCCGATGGTCTTCGTGCTGCTGCCGTTCGTGGGCAGCGGGTTCGTCCCCGTCGAGTCGATGCCCGCGGGGCTGCGGTGGTTCGCGGCGCACCAGCCGTTCACCCCGGTCATGGACCTGATCCGGGGCCTGCTCGGCGGCGCGCCGGACGGCGCGGACGCCGCCTGGGCGGTCGGCTGGTGCGCGGTCATCGGCACCGCCGGCTTCCTCTGGTCGCGCCGCCTCTACCGGACCCGCGGGGCCACCTAG
- a CDS encoding ATP-binding protein: MTTQARLFARSARSVGRARDFVAAVVDAGDRADDIRVCVSELATNALRHTPVGRRFLVRVAVQPHLVQVEVHDAGGGEPHVCAPADTDDRGRGLLLVAALADDWGTSARNGPGKAVWATFKVPEAEPPTPTAT; the protein is encoded by the coding sequence ATGACCACGCAGGCGCGTCTGTTCGCCCGGAGTGCCCGATCGGTCGGCAGGGCACGCGACTTCGTCGCGGCGGTGGTGGACGCGGGGGACCGGGCGGACGACATCCGGGTGTGCGTGTCGGAGTTGGCGACCAACGCGCTGCGGCACACGCCGGTCGGTCGCCGCTTCCTGGTGCGGGTCGCGGTGCAGCCGCACCTCGTTCAGGTGGAGGTACACGACGCCGGGGGCGGGGAGCCCCACGTGTGCGCACCCGCGGACACGGACGACCGCGGCCGGGGGTTGCTCCTGGTCGCGGCCCTGGCCGACGACTGGGGCACGTCGGCCCGCAACGGCCCGGGCAAGGCAGTCTGGGCAACGTTCAAGGTCCCCGAGGCGGAGCCGCCGACCCCGACAGCCACGTAA
- a CDS encoding aldo/keto reductase yields the protein MRADEVVPLGRTGVSVTRLGLGLASIGGLFAPVSDADAARTVDAAWDAGVRLFDTAPVYGYGRSERRAGAALAGRPRGAYALCTKVGRLIVPGGTDTQPIWADPPAGVGPRRDYSYDGVMRSVADSLERLGLDRIDVLHVHDPDEDFPVAVTDAYRALAELRARGTVGAVSIGVNHAPVAARYLREAAAPGPDCVMLAGRYNLLDHTGLDELLPLCADRGVAVLAAGVYQSGLLTDPRPGAPHGYATVPAPLARRVAAWHALCRRYAVPPAAAAVRFPFGHPAVTGVVVGARTAAEVADTARAFAHPVPAEFWTAARSTGLLPPGVPTPQG from the coding sequence ATGCGAGCGGACGAGGTCGTGCCCCTGGGGCGTACCGGCGTGTCCGTCACCCGCCTCGGCCTCGGACTCGCCTCCATCGGGGGGCTGTTCGCGCCCGTCTCCGACGCGGACGCCGCCCGCACCGTCGACGCCGCCTGGGACGCCGGGGTCCGGCTCTTCGACACCGCGCCCGTCTACGGGTACGGGCGCTCCGAACGCCGCGCCGGTGCCGCGCTCGCGGGGCGGCCGCGGGGGGCGTACGCGCTGTGCACGAAGGTCGGCCGGCTCATCGTGCCGGGCGGCACCGACACGCAGCCGATCTGGGCCGACCCGCCGGCCGGGGTCGGGCCGCGGCGGGACTACTCGTACGACGGTGTGATGCGGTCGGTGGCGGACAGCCTGGAGCGGCTGGGGCTGGACCGGATCGACGTGCTGCACGTCCACGACCCGGACGAGGACTTCCCCGTCGCCGTCACGGACGCCTACCGGGCGCTGGCCGAACTCCGCGCCCGCGGCACCGTCGGCGCGGTGTCGATCGGCGTCAACCACGCGCCGGTGGCCGCCCGTTACCTCCGCGAGGCGGCGGCGCCCGGGCCCGACTGCGTGATGCTCGCGGGCCGGTACAACCTGCTCGACCACACGGGCCTCGACGAATTGCTGCCGCTGTGCGCGGACCGCGGCGTCGCGGTGCTGGCGGCGGGCGTCTACCAGTCCGGGCTGCTCACCGACCCCCGTCCCGGTGCCCCGCACGGCTACGCCACGGTCCCCGCCCCGCTCGCCCGCCGCGTCGCCGCCTGGCACGCGCTGTGCCGCCGCTACGCCGTACCCCCGGCCGCGGCGGCCGTCCGCTTCCCGTTCGGCCACCCGGCGGTGACCGGCGTGGTGGTCGGCGCCCGCACGGCGGCGGAAGTCGCCGATACGGCACGGGCGTTCGCGCACCCGGTGCCGGCGGAGTTCTGGACCGCGGCCAGGTCCACGGGCCTGCTTCCCCCCGGCGTCCCCACGCCGCAGGGCTGA
- a CDS encoding ferric reductase-like transmembrane domain-containing protein, with translation MAVTRRSGLPGKTREGGEGGGGESAGKRGGGRFDWAGLGADVRAAGPDAGIALVVTGAIFVWLYVRIDNGSSATLQVMPMLADADKYWMYWLCQAFGWSGLLWAWITIVFSLLRTGPRPRVRWLPPAGLEKLHRTTSLTTIALMFMHAVMFFLEEVRGNEGGATWPGRLWDAFLKVFVPGGYTTGTGRIAILVGLLAFYLAIPLGLAYYLRQRTGSRMWRALHRFIIVVYVLSVWHTLLYGTNVWYDGTFRTLVWALQMPIAAMLLLRLLAPARPSERLRLRGPGRSRPLPLTARVGGRLAVVATVAGLAAVVATGVDGGRTPDGASPGLWPEQWVIWAGLLALTLALVAVVHHLRPSAVAGAGSGGAAERRRAEEAAAGGAG, from the coding sequence ATGGCAGTGACACGTCGATCCGGGCTGCCCGGAAAGACCCGCGAGGGCGGGGAAGGGGGCGGCGGGGAGTCCGCCGGGAAGCGCGGCGGCGGGCGGTTCGACTGGGCGGGGCTGGGGGCCGACGTCCGTGCCGCCGGGCCGGACGCGGGCATCGCGCTCGTCGTCACCGGCGCGATATTCGTCTGGCTCTACGTCCGCATCGACAACGGCTCGTCGGCGACCCTCCAGGTCATGCCGATGCTCGCCGACGCCGACAAGTACTGGATGTACTGGCTCTGCCAGGCGTTCGGCTGGTCCGGCCTGCTGTGGGCGTGGATCACCATCGTCTTCAGCCTCCTGCGCACCGGCCCGCGCCCGCGGGTGCGCTGGCTGCCGCCCGCCGGGCTGGAGAAGCTGCACCGCACGACGAGCCTGACGACGATCGCGCTGATGTTCATGCACGCGGTGATGTTCTTCCTGGAGGAGGTCCGCGGCAACGAGGGCGGGGCGACCTGGCCAGGGCGGCTGTGGGACGCCTTCCTCAAGGTCTTCGTACCCGGCGGCTACACCACCGGCACCGGCCGCATCGCCATCCTCGTCGGCCTGCTGGCGTTCTACCTCGCGATCCCGCTGGGCCTGGCCTACTACCTGCGCCAGCGGACCGGTTCGCGCATGTGGCGCGCGCTGCACCGCTTCATCATCGTCGTCTACGTCCTCAGCGTCTGGCACACGCTGCTGTACGGCACGAACGTCTGGTACGACGGCACGTTCCGCACCCTGGTCTGGGCCCTGCAGATGCCCATCGCCGCCATGCTCCTCCTCCGCCTCCTGGCCCCGGCCCGCCCCAGCGAACGCCTCCGCCTCCGCGGCCCCGGCCGCTCCCGCCCCCTGCCGCTCACCGCCCGCGTCGGGGGCCGCCTCGCGGTGGTGGCGACGGTCGCCGGCCTGGCGGCGGTCGTCGCGACGGGCGTGGACGGCGGCCGCACGCCGGACGGTGCGTCGCCGGGGCTGTGGCCGGAGCAGTGGGTGATCTGGGCGGGGCTGCTGGCGCTGACCCTGGCGCTGGTGGCGGTGGTCCACCACCTGCGGCCTTCGGCGGTGGCGGGGGCGGGCAGCGGGGGCGCCGCGGAACGGCGGCGGGCGGAGGAGGCGGCGGCGGGCGGAGCGGGCTGA
- a CDS encoding ATP-binding cassette domain-containing protein, giving the protein MTTRTPAVTPAVSLAIEAAGLRRAYGDREVVAGVDLAVPAGTVYALLGPNGAGKTTTVRILTTLLAADAGTARIAGHDVRREPARVRAAIGVTGQFSAVDGLLTGRENLRLMADLGHLEGARAAAVTARLLTRFGLADAADRRAATYSGGMRRRLDLAMTLVSSPRLIFLDEPTTGLDPRSRRELWDVVRDLVADGTTVFLTTQYLEEADRLADRIGVLDGGRLVAEGTAAELKRRVTGGHVELHAADAARAAELARRLPGAVADPAAPAVTVPYDGSLGALRQLLAGLDDDGSVTGLAVRSPGLDDVFLALTGHAADVPADVPADLPAGVRA; this is encoded by the coding sequence ATGACCACGAGAACCCCCGCTGTGACCCCGGCTGTCAGCCTCGCCATCGAGGCCGCCGGGCTGCGCAGGGCGTACGGCGACCGCGAGGTCGTCGCCGGCGTCGACCTCGCCGTGCCCGCCGGCACCGTCTACGCCCTGCTCGGCCCCAACGGCGCCGGCAAGACGACCACCGTCCGCATCCTGACCACCCTCCTCGCCGCCGACGCCGGCACGGCGCGGATCGCCGGCCACGACGTACGCCGCGAGCCCGCCCGGGTGCGCGCGGCGATCGGCGTCACCGGCCAGTTCTCCGCCGTGGACGGGCTGCTCACCGGCCGCGAGAACCTGCGCCTCATGGCCGACCTCGGCCACCTCGAAGGCGCCCGCGCCGCCGCCGTCACCGCGCGGCTGCTCACCCGCTTCGGCCTCGCCGACGCCGCCGACCGGCGCGCCGCCACGTACTCCGGCGGCATGAGGCGGCGCCTCGACCTGGCGATGACGCTGGTGTCCTCGCCCCGGCTGATCTTCCTCGACGAGCCGACCACCGGGCTCGACCCGCGCAGCCGCCGCGAGCTGTGGGACGTCGTACGCGACCTGGTCGCCGACGGGACCACCGTCTTCCTCACCACCCAGTACCTGGAGGAGGCGGACCGGCTCGCCGACCGCATCGGCGTGCTCGACGGCGGCCGTCTCGTCGCCGAGGGCACCGCCGCCGAGCTGAAGCGCCGCGTCACCGGCGGCCACGTCGAACTGCACGCCGCCGACGCGGCGCGGGCGGCGGAGCTGGCGCGGCGGCTGCCGGGCGCGGTGGCGGACCCGGCGGCGCCGGCCGTCACCGTGCCGTACGACGGCAGCCTCGGCGCGCTGCGGCAACTGCTGGCCGGGCTCGACGACGACGGGTCGGTCACCGGGCTCGCGGTGCGTTCACCCGGCCTGGACGACGTGTTCCTGGCCCTGACCGGCCACGCCGCCGATGTCCCCGCCGATGTCCCGGCCGATCTCCCCGCGGGGGTACGGGCATGA
- a CDS encoding helix-turn-helix transcriptional regulator, with protein sequence MPARPRELTPERSARHLFGAKMRAHRMRAGMSLEALNDVVNISRSHLSRIETADAMPPPDLPPRLDAAFGTDGIFRELYLIAAREIHPDQFKRLMELEARARVIAEYSSQIVPGRLQTEGYARAQFRAANPWASEDRIEELVAARLSRQSVLGSDTLMDYSAVLDEAMLRRGFGGPEVMRAQLARLAELTLTHTTMIQVVPFDVGGHGLAGGTLVLMTMEDGARFAYEEGITTGTLMEDLESVVERQRVYDLVRVSALPPDESAAFIRSVMEVLPT encoded by the coding sequence ATGCCCGCACGTCCCCGCGAACTGACCCCCGAGCGCAGCGCCCGGCACCTCTTCGGCGCGAAGATGCGCGCGCACCGCATGCGCGCGGGCATGAGCCTTGAAGCACTCAACGACGTGGTGAACATCAGCCGCAGCCACCTGTCCCGCATCGAGACGGCGGATGCCATGCCGCCCCCGGATCTGCCGCCGCGGCTGGATGCCGCCTTCGGTACGGACGGGATCTTCCGGGAGCTGTACCTGATCGCGGCGCGGGAAATCCACCCCGACCAGTTCAAGCGCCTTATGGAACTTGAGGCGCGTGCCCGCGTGATCGCGGAGTACAGCAGTCAGATTGTGCCTGGGCGCCTCCAAACGGAGGGCTATGCGCGTGCGCAGTTCCGGGCGGCCAATCCGTGGGCGTCGGAAGACAGGATCGAGGAACTCGTCGCCGCTCGGCTGAGTCGGCAATCGGTTCTTGGCTCCGACACGTTGATGGACTATTCGGCGGTGCTGGACGAGGCCATGCTCCGCCGGGGCTTCGGAGGGCCGGAGGTGATGCGGGCCCAACTCGCGCGCCTCGCGGAGCTGACGCTCACGCACACGACCATGATCCAGGTTGTCCCCTTCGACGTCGGAGGACATGGGCTGGCCGGAGGCACGCTCGTCCTGATGACCATGGAGGACGGTGCGCGGTTTGCCTACGAAGAGGGCATCACCACCGGCACGTTGATGGAGGATCTGGAAAGCGTCGTCGAACGCCAGCGGGTATACGATCTGGTAAGAGTGTCCGCTCTGCCGCCTGATGAATCGGCGGCCTTTATCCGGTCCGTGATGGAGGTACTTCCGACATGA
- a CDS encoding MerR family transcriptional regulator: MLTIGELAAYAGVTVRAVRHYHAKGLLPEPDRDHSGYRRYDAAAVVGLIRIRTLAEAGVPLARVAELLRADEAEFAAAVADIDRRLRAEIRERREHRRRIARLTAGDSLALPAEVVAFLDRLRELGVDERIVAVEREGWIPLAAHAPDRVPEWLARKRAQLADPQILDFYRTLGRALDWPPDDPRLTALADDLAAYLARLTAERGRDYVADVDLAAPLAELMDKLAFEAAPPARRLIELLRERGWTGWTRLEPVDPC; this comes from the coding sequence ATGCTGACCATCGGCGAACTGGCCGCGTACGCCGGGGTGACGGTGCGCGCGGTGCGGCACTACCACGCCAAGGGCCTGCTCCCCGAGCCGGACCGGGACCACTCCGGCTACCGCCGCTACGACGCCGCCGCCGTGGTCGGGCTGATCCGCATCCGCACCCTCGCCGAGGCCGGCGTCCCGCTGGCGCGGGTCGCGGAGCTGCTGCGAGCCGACGAGGCGGAGTTCGCGGCGGCGGTCGCGGACATCGACCGGCGGCTGCGGGCCGAGATCCGCGAACGCCGGGAGCACCGCCGCCGCATCGCCCGGCTCACGGCGGGCGACAGCCTGGCGCTGCCGGCGGAGGTCGTGGCGTTCCTCGACCGGCTGCGGGAACTCGGCGTCGACGAGCGGATCGTCGCGGTCGAGCGCGAGGGCTGGATCCCGCTGGCCGCGCACGCCCCCGACCGCGTACCGGAGTGGCTGGCCCGTAAGCGCGCCCAACTCGCCGACCCCCAGATCCTCGACTTCTACCGCACCCTCGGCCGGGCCCTCGACTGGCCGCCCGACGACCCGCGCCTGACCGCCCTGGCCGACGACCTGGCCGCGTACCTCGCCCGCCTCACGGCGGAACGGGGCCGGGACTACGTCGCGGACGTCGACCTCGCGGCGCCGCTCGCGGAGCTGATGGACAAGCTGGCGTTCGAGGCGGCGCCGCCGGCGCGGCGGCTCATCGAGCTGCTGCGGGAACGGGGTTGGACCGGGTGGACGCGGCTGGAGCCCGTGGATCCGTGTTGA
- a CDS encoding type II toxin-antitoxin system VapC family toxin, whose translation MIVVDSSAVVDLLVDTGTRGKAAARHLAGESLLWAPYLIDTEVASVLLRLERAGMLAGEETTRAVTDYRTLPIRRHEHLPLLERVRQLGSVRSYDAFYVALAEGLDAPLLTSDARLARAPGPRCRIINLHDET comes from the coding sequence TTGATCGTCGTCGACTCGTCCGCCGTCGTCGACCTGCTGGTGGACACCGGCACCAGGGGCAAGGCCGCGGCTCGCCACCTGGCCGGCGAGAGCCTGCTCTGGGCCCCGTACCTCATCGACACCGAGGTCGCCTCCGTGCTGCTGCGACTGGAGCGCGCCGGAATGCTCGCCGGGGAGGAGACCACGCGGGCCGTGACCGACTACCGCACCCTGCCCATCCGCCGGCACGAGCACCTGCCGCTGCTGGAACGCGTACGCCAGCTCGGCAGCGTGCGCTCCTACGACGCCTTCTACGTCGCCCTCGCCGAGGGCCTCGACGCCCCGCTGCTGACCTCCGACGCCAGACTCGCCCGCGCACCCGGCCCGCGCTGCCGCATCATCAACCTCCACGACGAGACCTGA
- the metE gene encoding 5-methyltetrahydropteroyltriglutamate--homocysteine S-methyltransferase: MTAKSAAAAARATVYGYPRQGHHRELKKAIEGYWKGRVTAGELRATAAELRRANWRELADAGVQEVPTGDFSYYDHVLDTSVMVGAIPARHRDAVTADPLDGYFAMARGTQDAPPLEMTKWFDTNYHYLVPELGPDTVFTADSGKQTAELTEALALGLGDARPVLVGPVTYLLLAKPAPGAPAGFEPLTLLDRLLPVYAEVLADLRAAGAAWVQLDEPALVQDRTPAELAAAERAYRELGARADRPKLLVASYFDRLGDALPVLAKAPVEGLALDFTGAAAANLDALAAVGGLPGKRLVAGVVDGRNVWAGDLERALAALGTLLGLADRVDVAASCSLLHVPLDATAERDIDPQLLRWLAFARQKSAEVVTLAKGLAHGTDAIAAELTANRAVLAARAGSPITRDPAVRARTAAATAADARRPAPYAERAAAQRARLKLPALPTTTIGSFPQTAELRAARADLRAGRIGADGYEQRIAAEIREVVTYQEQAGLDVLVHGEPERNDMVQYFAEQLTGYLATRHGWVQSYGTRYVRPPILAGDISRPEAMTVRWTTYAQSLTDRPVKGMLTGPVTMLAWSFVRDDQPRAETARQVALALRDEVADLEAAGTAVIQVDEPALRETLPLRAADRPAYLAWATEAFRLTTGVARADTQIHTHMCYAEFGDIVAAIDDLDADVISLEAARSHMQVAYELAGHGYPREAGPGVYDIHSPRVPSAAETVALLRTGLRAIPPERLWVNPDCGLKTRGWPETRASLESLVAAAREVRAELPG; this comes from the coding sequence GTGACAGCGAAGTCCGCAGCCGCGGCGGCACGGGCCACCGTGTACGGCTACCCCCGGCAGGGCCACCACCGGGAGCTGAAGAAGGCGATCGAGGGCTACTGGAAGGGCCGGGTCACCGCCGGCGAACTCCGGGCCACGGCCGCAGAACTGCGCCGCGCCAACTGGCGGGAGCTGGCAGACGCCGGCGTCCAGGAGGTGCCGACCGGCGACTTCTCGTACTACGACCACGTGCTCGACACCAGCGTCATGGTGGGCGCGATTCCCGCCCGCCACCGCGACGCGGTCACGGCCGACCCCCTCGACGGCTACTTCGCGATGGCCCGCGGCACGCAGGACGCGCCGCCGCTGGAGATGACGAAGTGGTTCGACACCAACTACCACTACCTCGTCCCCGAGCTGGGCCCGGACACCGTCTTCACCGCCGACTCCGGCAAGCAGACGGCCGAGCTGACCGAGGCCCTGGCGCTCGGGCTGGGCGACGCCCGGCCCGTGCTGGTCGGCCCCGTGACGTACCTGCTGCTCGCCAAGCCGGCGCCCGGCGCGCCCGCCGGCTTCGAGCCGCTGACGCTGCTGGACCGGCTGCTGCCGGTGTACGCGGAGGTGCTGGCCGACCTGCGCGCGGCCGGCGCCGCCTGGGTGCAGCTCGACGAGCCGGCGCTCGTGCAGGACCGTACCCCCGCGGAACTCGCCGCCGCCGAGCGCGCCTACCGCGAACTCGGCGCCCGCGCCGACCGCCCCAAGCTGCTCGTCGCCTCGTACTTCGACCGCCTCGGCGACGCGCTGCCGGTGCTCGCCAAGGCGCCCGTCGAGGGCCTGGCGCTGGACTTCACCGGCGCCGCCGCCGCGAACCTCGACGCGCTGGCCGCCGTCGGCGGGCTGCCCGGCAAGCGGCTCGTCGCCGGCGTCGTGGACGGCCGCAACGTGTGGGCCGGCGACCTGGAACGGGCCCTGGCCGCCCTCGGCACCCTCCTCGGGCTCGCCGACCGGGTCGACGTCGCCGCGTCCTGCTCCCTGCTGCACGTGCCGCTCGACGCCACCGCGGAGCGGGACATCGATCCGCAACTGCTGCGCTGGCTGGCGTTCGCCCGGCAGAAGAGCGCCGAGGTCGTCACGCTCGCGAAGGGCCTGGCCCACGGCACCGACGCCATCGCCGCCGAACTCACCGCCAACCGCGCCGTCCTGGCCGCCCGCGCCGGCTCCCCGATCACCCGCGACCCCGCCGTACGGGCCCGCACCGCCGCCGCCACCGCGGCCGACGCCCGCCGCCCCGCGCCGTACGCCGAGCGCGCCGCCGCCCAGCGGGCCCGGCTGAAGCTGCCGGCGCTGCCGACGACGACCATCGGCTCCTTCCCGCAGACCGCGGAACTGCGCGCCGCCCGCGCCGACCTGCGCGCCGGGCGCATCGGCGCGGACGGCTACGAGCAGCGGATCGCCGCGGAGATCCGCGAGGTGGTGACGTACCAGGAGCAGGCAGGACTCGACGTGCTCGTGCACGGCGAGCCCGAACGCAACGACATGGTGCAGTACTTCGCCGAGCAGTTGACCGGCTACCTCGCCACGCGGCACGGCTGGGTCCAGTCGTACGGCACCCGCTACGTCCGCCCGCCGATCCTGGCCGGCGACATCTCGCGTCCCGAGGCGATGACGGTGCGCTGGACGACGTACGCGCAGTCGCTGACGGACCGCCCGGTCAAGGGCATGCTCACGGGCCCGGTCACGATGCTGGCGTGGTCGTTCGTCCGCGACGACCAGCCGCGCGCCGAGACGGCGCGGCAGGTGGCGCTCGCCCTGCGCGACGAGGTGGCCGACCTGGAGGCGGCGGGCACGGCGGTCATCCAGGTCGACGAACCGGCGCTGCGCGAGACGCTGCCGCTGCGCGCCGCGGACCGGCCGGCGTACCTGGCGTGGGCGACGGAGGCGTTCCGGCTGACGACGGGCGTCGCGCGCGCGGACACGCAGATCCACACGCACATGTGCTACGCGGAGTTCGGCGACATCGTGGCGGCCATCGACGACCTCGACGCGGACGTCATCAGCCTGGAGGCGGCGCGCTCGCACATGCAGGTGGCGTACGAACTGGCCGGGCACGGCTATCCGCGGGAGGCGGGTCCGGGCGTGTACGACATCCACTCGCCGCGGGTGCCGAGCGCGGCGGAGACGGTGGCGCTGCTGCGCACCGGGCTGCGGGCGATCCCGCCGGAGCGGCTGTGGGTGAACCCGGACTGCGGGCTGAAGACGCGCGGCTGGCCGGAGACGCGGGCGTCGCTGGAGAGCCTGGTGGCGGCGGCGCGGGAGGTGCGTGCGGAGCTGCCCGGGTGA
- a CDS encoding antitoxin, with product MPAVTIRDVPEDTLRAIKVRAAQEGKSLQSFLHELIQREATIPTMEEIVAHIRGHAAVDLTEVDTAALADEEHR from the coding sequence ATGCCTGCCGTGACGATTCGTGACGTCCCCGAGGACACCTTGAGAGCGATCAAGGTTCGTGCCGCCCAGGAAGGGAAGTCCCTGCAGAGTTTCCTGCACGAGTTGATACAACGTGAAGCGACGATCCCCACGATGGAGGAGATCGTCGCGCACATCCGCGGGCACGCCGCGGTCGATCTCACCGAGGTGGACACCGCCGCGCTCGCGGACGAGGAGCACCGTTGA
- a CDS encoding nuclear transport factor 2 family protein translates to MHTRTVVEELLRRIGEGDPERIAEMYAEQGDWKLDWPEAEHGRPATPWIRHRSTRADAAAHYRELAEHHVPEEVATHVERILVDGDDAVVLGEIRQTARPTGRAYRARFALHLTVEGGLVTRHHVYEDSLAVAQAFEGERQR, encoded by the coding sequence ATGCACACGCGCACCGTGGTCGAGGAACTGCTGCGCAGGATCGGCGAGGGCGATCCCGAGCGCATCGCCGAGATGTACGCCGAGCAGGGCGATTGGAAGCTGGACTGGCCGGAAGCCGAACACGGTCGCCCGGCCACGCCATGGATCCGTCACCGTTCCACGCGGGCCGACGCGGCGGCGCACTATCGGGAGCTTGCCGAGCATCACGTACCCGAAGAGGTGGCGACCCATGTCGAGCGCATCCTCGTCGACGGCGACGACGCGGTCGTACTCGGGGAGATCCGCCAGACCGCCCGGCCGACGGGACGCGCGTATCGCGCCCGGTTCGCGCTGCATCTCACCGTCGAGGGCGGTCTTGTCACGCGGCACCATGTCTACGAGGACAGTCTCGCCGTCGCCCAGGCATTCGAGGGGGAACGCCAGCGGTGA